One window of the Marinitoga litoralis genome contains the following:
- a CDS encoding transposase, translating to MGYIEFTGSKVIADKGYDSSKIYDCVHLVFDDTAFIPLRSNSTQDTPKGKCGIDLTLHSHYFEKARGIYRSKYVCPLDEKDRPDSCPKDNCYSYKNFSKDNFRHFIFRNSDYFKNIYSKRTNIESLFARIESILSHTKLRSVNSVSLEANLINLFFITSAFLAVSMGRTDLIASINSTRSTFIRT from the coding sequence ATGGGTTATATTGAATTTACTGGTTCCAAGGTTATTGCCGATAAAGGTTATGATTCTTCTAAAATTTATGATTGTGTCCATCTAGTTTTTGATGACACTGCTTTTATCCCTTTGCGTTCTAATTCTACTCAGGATACTCCTAAGGGTAAATGCGGTATTGATCTTACTCTTCATTCTCATTATTTTGAAAAGGCTAGAGGTATTTATCGTTCTAAATATGTTTGTCCTCTTGATGAAAAAGATAGACCTGATTCCTGTCCAAAGGATAATTGCTATAGTTACAAAAATTTCTCTAAGGATAATTTCAGACATTTCATTTTTAGAAATTCTGATTATTTTAAAAATATTTATTCTAAACGTACCAATATTGAATCCCTTTTTGCCAGAATTGAATCTATCCTTTCTCATACTAAATTACGTTCTGTTAATTCCGTTTCTCTTGAGGCTAATCTTATTAATCTCTTTTTTATTACTTCTGCTTTTTTAGCTGTTTCTATGGGTAGAACTGATTTGATTGCTTCTATTAATTCTACTCGTTCTACCTTTATTAGAACTTAA
- a CDS encoding transposase has product MRRRTKYSPDFKLSVVKEYLSDDSLTQADICEKYSISRSAFLKWVKKYEDSGFDDNVFNSKKGRPKNIISDFSKIPPFIYESAGISKSNSFDSDDSVALKKKIEYYERLILEKEVLLKIQEDEINFLKKKKQFEKVTFIGHFLLVFKYRSYGVSLSFLLNHYSISSSSFYYNNRLFFVIGKSKRIPHFKGFSFSTLEFILVILKHRFAMV; this is encoded by the coding sequence ATGAGGAGACGAACAAAATATTCTCCAGATTTTAAATTATCAGTTGTTAAAGAATACCTTTCTGATGATTCTCTAACTCAAGCTGATATTTGTGAGAAATATTCTATCTCACGTTCTGCTTTTTTAAAATGGGTTAAAAAGTATGAAGATTCTGGTTTTGATGATAATGTTTTTAATTCAAAGAAAGGAAGACCAAAGAATATTATTTCTGATTTTTCCAAAATTCCACCTTTTATTTATGAATCTGCTGGTATTTCTAAATCTAATTCTTTTGATTCTGATGATTCTGTTGCTTTAAAAAAGAAAATTGAGTATTATGAGCGTCTTATTCTCGAAAAGGAAGTTCTTCTTAAAATACAAGAAGATGAAATTAATTTTTTGAAAAAAAAAAAACAATTTGAAAAAGTAACTTTTATTGGTCATTTTTTGCTTGTTTTCAAGTATAGAAGTTATGGTGTTTCTTTATCTTTTTTACTTAATCATTATAGTATTAGTTCCAGTAGTTTTTATTATAACAACAGATTGTTTTTTGTCATTGGTAAATCCAAAAGAATTCCTCATTTTAAAGGTTTTTCTTTTTCTACTTTGGAGTTTATATTGGTCATTCTAAAACATCGCTTCGCGATGGTTTAA